From Bos indicus isolate NIAB-ARS_2022 breed Sahiwal x Tharparkar chromosome 4, NIAB-ARS_B.indTharparkar_mat_pri_1.0, whole genome shotgun sequence, the proteins below share one genomic window:
- the TWIST1 gene encoding twist-related protein 1 codes for MMQDVSSSPVSPADDSLSNSEEEPDRQQPPSGKRGGRKRRSSRRSAGGGAGPGGAAGGGVGGGEEPGSPAQGKRGKKSAGCGGGGGAGGGGSSSGGGSPQSYEELQTQRVMANVRERQRTQSLNEAFAALRKIIPTLPSDKLSKIQTLKLAARYIDFLYQVLQSDELDSKMASCSYVAHERLSYAFSVWRMEGAWSMSASH; via the coding sequence ATGATGCAGGACGTGTCCAGCTCGCCAGTCTCGCCGGCCGACGACAGCCTGAGCAACAGCGAGGAGGAGCCGGACCGGCAGCAGCCCCCGAGCGGCAAGCGCGGGGGGCGCAAGCGGCGCAGCAGCCGGCGCAGCGCGGGGGGCGGCGCGGGGCCCGGCGGGGCCGCGGGCGGGGGCGTCGGAGGCggcgaggagcctggcagcccgGCCCAAGGCAAGCGTGGCAAGAAGTCTGcgggctgcggcggcggcggcggcgcgggcggcggcggcagcagcagcggcggcgggaGTCCGCAGTCCTACGAGGAGCTGCAGACGCAGCGGGTCATGGCCAATGTGCGGGAGCGCCAGCGCACGCAGTCACTGAACGAGGCGTTCGCCGCCCTACGGAAGATCATCCCCACGCTGCCCTCTGACAAGCTGAGCAAGATCCAGACCCTCAAGTTGGCGGCCAGGTACATCGACTTCCTCTACCAGGTCCTACAGAGCGACGAGCTGGACTCCAAGATGGCAAGCTGCAGCTATGTGGCCCACGAGCGGCTCAGCTACGCCTTCTCGGTCTGGAGGATGGAGGGGGCCTGGTCCATGTCCGCGTCTCACTAG